One region of Oscillatoria salina IIICB1 genomic DNA includes:
- a CDS encoding protein kinase domain-containing protein translates to MLGTTLRKRYQIIKALAKGGFGETYLAQDLDLPNHPHCVVKRLSPYSKEPECLQIARRLFNTEAQTLSQLGNHDRIPRLFAYFEENKEFYLVQEYIPGNSLQEELLPGKRFNTLQVANLLLEILSILEFVHDAGVIHRDLKPANLIRREIDRKLVLIDFGAVKQISTQTINSQGEVSLTIAVGTPGYMPSEQMSGQPHFSSDLYAVGRIGIQALTGILPQQLPANQETGESIWRNRLTSQQQEDIELLEIIDCMVRYDFRDRYQSVREVLQALANFTGDFSSLSSEAKTVNPSLVPTAEITRQTQRALAAIVFTDSVGFSAKMSVNEEDTVNLIRRDLQLMRTSCQQFSGSVIKSTGDGLLMYFSSAVNAVNCAIEIQGSLANNQTTLINQDSLLHRIGIHLGDVLIEADDVMGNGVNIAARLEPLSPPGGICLSQAVYEVVKSQIKLPITYLGEKQLKNILEPIKVYQILVQEPAITQIQSNVKVSPQLSSRFYRDRQILLNKVKNYWIKGVLESSLHGRALIELGLENRGDLVEHPWGMVWLNQSELSQSLPTEVKISDLFQEMGTGRSLLILGEPGGGKTTTLLEICRQFLEQAFADVNALIPVVFNLSSWTKANKNFMDWLVSELNSKYQVSSEISRNWLQNRQILLFLDGLDEVRDRYREDCVAAINKFQQDCGTTEMVICCRRKEYETLNNRLNLQAAICLQPLNLAQIQQYLANAGEQLTGVKTALAEDKILQELVQSPLILTLIVLAYQGISASKLPNNQSIALRRAHLFDTYIERMLSRRRVTETYPQAKAKHWLIQLAKQLKKQSQTIFLIERMQPDLWLSPWQKIIYAIALLSSFFAGGFFVGNLVLSSDRLLIVLIFSSLLFVAIFGIYRLNSVETISWSWQKAYTHLRLGIIIGTLSLFLLKFPYELIFNPLHWQIFQPENFPFYSFFRGAVFGFSMGIIYGLTRGLTGAVIEKNTFPNQGIWLSAKNALIFGLIGGIVLGIAAYIIGWLPLFWGIFGFSFGLFIGGGVAVIKHLLLRIILYFSGVIPWNYRHFLDYATERIFLQKVGGGYIFIHRLLLEHLAKNDW, encoded by the coding sequence ATGCTTGGCACAACACTCCGCAAACGCTATCAAATTATCAAAGCTTTAGCAAAAGGTGGCTTTGGGGAAACTTATCTTGCTCAAGATTTAGATTTACCTAATCATCCTCACTGTGTAGTTAAACGACTGTCACCTTATTCCAAGGAACCGGAATGTTTGCAAATAGCAAGACGTTTATTTAACACCGAAGCCCAAACTTTATCTCAGTTAGGTAATCACGATCGAATTCCTCGTTTGTTTGCTTATTTTGAGGAAAATAAAGAGTTTTATTTGGTTCAGGAATATATTCCGGGCAATAGTCTGCAAGAAGAATTGCTACCAGGAAAACGATTTAATACACTACAGGTTGCTAATTTATTATTAGAAATTCTCTCTATTTTAGAGTTTGTACATGATGCTGGAGTAATTCATCGCGATTTGAAACCAGCTAATTTAATCCGACGTGAAATAGATCGGAAATTGGTATTAATTGATTTTGGGGCAGTGAAACAAATTAGTACCCAAACTATTAACTCTCAAGGCGAAGTAAGTTTGACGATCGCTGTCGGCACTCCTGGTTATATGCCGAGCGAACAAATGAGTGGTCAACCGCATTTTTCGAGCGATCTTTATGCAGTGGGACGGATCGGCATTCAGGCGTTAACTGGTATTTTACCTCAACAGTTACCCGCAAATCAAGAAACTGGTGAATCGATCTGGCGCAATCGGTTAACTTCTCAACAGCAAGAGGATATTGAGTTACTAGAAATTATCGACTGCATGGTGCGTTATGATTTTCGCGATCGCTACCAATCTGTGAGAGAGGTTTTACAAGCTTTAGCTAATTTTACTGGTGACTTTTCTAGTTTATCATCTGAGGCGAAAACAGTAAATCCTTCCTTGGTTCCTACTGCGGAAATCACGAGACAAACTCAACGCGCGCTCGCAGCGATCGTGTTTACTGATAGTGTGGGTTTTAGTGCGAAAATGTCGGTAAATGAAGAAGATACTGTAAATTTAATTCGCCGCGACTTACAGTTAATGCGAACCTCTTGTCAACAATTTAGTGGTTCGGTAATTAAATCTACTGGTGATGGCTTGTTGATGTATTTTAGTAGTGCAGTGAATGCGGTTAATTGTGCTATTGAAATTCAAGGAAGTTTGGCTAATAACCAAACTACTTTAATTAACCAAGATAGCCTTTTACATCGCATCGGAATTCATTTAGGTGATGTGTTAATTGAAGCAGATGATGTTATGGGTAATGGGGTTAATATTGCGGCGCGTTTAGAACCTCTTTCTCCTCCTGGTGGTATTTGTTTATCTCAAGCGGTTTATGAAGTAGTTAAGTCGCAAATTAAACTACCAATAACTTATTTAGGAGAGAAACAATTAAAAAATATTCTCGAACCGATTAAAGTCTATCAAATTTTAGTTCAAGAACCTGCAATAACACAAATACAGTCAAATGTCAAGGTTTCTCCTCAACTGAGTAGTCGCTTTTACCGCGATCGCCAAATTCTCCTTAACAAGGTGAAAAATTACTGGATTAAAGGTGTTCTCGAAAGTTCTTTACACGGTCGTGCTTTAATAGAATTAGGCTTAGAAAATCGCGGCGATCTAGTCGAACATCCTTGGGGAATGGTCTGGTTAAATCAATCAGAATTATCCCAATCTTTACCTACTGAAGTAAAAATTAGCGATTTATTTCAGGAAATGGGAACGGGGCGTAGTTTGCTAATTTTAGGCGAACCTGGTGGGGGAAAAACAACAACTTTGCTTGAGATTTGTCGGCAATTCTTAGAGCAAGCTTTTGCTGATGTTAACGCGTTAATTCCGGTAGTTTTTAATCTTTCTTCGTGGACAAAAGCAAACAAAAATTTTATGGATTGGCTAGTCAGCGAATTAAATAGCAAATATCAAGTTTCTTCAGAAATTAGTAGAAATTGGTTACAAAATAGACAGATTTTATTATTTTTAGATGGTTTAGATGAAGTCCGCGATCGCTACCGGGAAGATTGCGTTGCTGCTATTAATAAATTCCAGCAAGATTGCGGCACTACTGAGATGGTTATCTGCTGTCGGCGAAAAGAATATGAAACCTTAAACAACCGCTTAAATTTACAAGCTGCAATTTGTTTACAACCTTTAAATCTTGCTCAAATTCAACAATATTTAGCCAATGCAGGCGAACAATTAACTGGTGTCAAGACAGCCTTAGCGGAAGATAAAATCCTCCAAGAATTAGTCCAATCTCCATTAATTCTAACTTTAATTGTCTTAGCTTATCAAGGAATATCAGCTTCAAAATTGCCAAACAATCAAAGTATTGCCCTCAGACGCGCTCATTTATTTGATACTTATATCGAACGAATGTTGTCCCGTCGTCGAGTAACTGAAACTTATCCTCAAGCTAAAGCCAAACATTGGTTAATTCAGTTAGCCAAACAACTCAAAAAACAATCGCAAACTATCTTTTTGATTGAGCGAATGCAACCAGATTTATGGTTGTCTCCCTGGCAAAAAATAATTTACGCGATCGCGCTACTTAGCAGCTTTTTCGCGGGTGGCTTTTTTGTGGGAAATTTAGTCCTATCTAGTGACAGATTATTAATAGTTTTAATCTTTAGTAGCTTGCTTTTTGTCGCAATTTTTGGTATATATCGACTTAACTCAGTAGAAACAATTTCTTGGTCTTGGCAAAAAGCTTATACTCACCTAAGATTAGGAATAATTATCGGAACCTTATCTTTATTTCTCCTCAAATTTCCCTACGAATTAATTTTCAACCCTCTGCATTGGCAAATTTTTCAACCAGAAAATTTTCCCTTTTATTCCTTCTTTCGCGGTGCGGTATTTGGCTTCAGTATGGGCATAATTTATGGCTTAACTCGCGGCTTAACCGGAGCAGTAATCGAAAAAAACACGTTTCCCAATCAAGGAATTTGGTTATCTGCTAAAAATGCCTTAATTTTTGGTTTAATTGGCGGTATAGTTTTGGGAATAGCTGCTTATATAATTGGCTGGCTGCCCTTATTTTGGGGAATTTTTGGTTTCAGCTTTGGCTTATTTATTGGTGGTGGTGTAGCAGTAATCAAACACTTATTATTGCGAATAATCCTTTATTTTAGTGGCGTTATTCCTTGGAATTATCGGCATTTTCTCGACTATGCAACCGAGAGAATTTTCTTACAGAAAGTTGGGGGTGGTTATATTTTTATCCACCGCTTACTGTTAGAGCATTTAGCTAAGAATGATTGGTAA
- a CDS encoding FkbM family methyltransferase, producing MKNPSTISITNPTLFSPEKSESSVNLFQRKAAGILMKLRPEFLASFIKKSLGFRRTNITTNDGTFFVDISSCLGYQLFKNGVYESGMRAVLKTYLRPGNICVELGANEGYFTAIASNLVGSEGKIIAVEPQERLQPILRENLRLNNCENVTILSVAVSDQSETVTLYISPDMNTGSTGATKISRFSQPKQETIALTLTELFEQQAIATCDLLKIDIEGFEYEAILGSKELFETHRVKAIALELHPVHLAKRGLSEQEIVNFLSSCDYQRKMLGDNLVYLSPDYE from the coding sequence ATGAAAAATCCCTCTACTATTTCGATAACAAACCCAACTTTATTTTCCCCAGAGAAAAGTGAAAGCTCGGTAAATTTATTTCAGAGAAAAGCCGCCGGAATACTGATGAAACTGCGTCCGGAATTCTTGGCGTCTTTCATCAAAAAAAGTTTGGGGTTCCGCCGGACAAATATCACTACTAACGATGGAACGTTTTTTGTAGATATTTCTTCTTGTTTGGGATACCAATTATTCAAAAATGGTGTCTACGAATCAGGAATGCGCGCAGTGTTAAAAACTTATTTGCGTCCGGGAAATATTTGCGTAGAATTAGGAGCTAACGAAGGATATTTTACCGCGATCGCGTCAAATTTAGTCGGCAGTGAAGGTAAAATAATCGCCGTCGAACCCCAAGAACGTTTGCAACCAATCTTGAGAGAAAACCTGCGCTTAAATAATTGTGAGAATGTGACAATTTTGTCAGTAGCAGTTTCCGATCAATCTGAAACAGTGACATTATACATTTCCCCAGACATGAACACAGGTTCCACTGGGGCGACAAAAATTTCTCGCTTCTCTCAACCAAAACAAGAAACGATCGCGCTCACCTTAACAGAATTATTCGAGCAACAAGCGATCGCCACCTGCGACTTACTGAAAATAGATATCGAAGGATTTGAGTACGAAGCGATTTTAGGTAGCAAGGAATTGTTTGAGACACATCGAGTCAAAGCGATCGCCCTAGAGCTTCATCCGGTTCATCTCGCCAAACGGGGACTCTCAGAGCAAGAGATTGTCAATTTCTTATCGAGTTGCGACTATCAACGGAAGATGTTAGGAGACAACTTAGTCTATCTCAGCCCAGACTACGAATAA
- the hemL gene encoding glutamate-1-semialdehyde 2,1-aminomutase, translating to MTTTSFKTTRSEEIFAAAQKLMPGGVSSPVRAFKSVGGQPIVFDRVKGAYIWDVDDNQYIDYVGTWGPAICGHAHPEVIAALHETLEKGTSFGAPSAQENVLAEMVIEAVPSIEMVRFVNSGTEACMAVLRLMRAFTGRDKIIKFEGCYHGHADMFLVKAGSGVATLGLPDSPGVPKSATASTLTAPYNDLEAVKQLFADNPDEIAGVILEPVVGNSGFIIPDAGFLEGLRLLTQENGALLVFDEVMTGFRIAYGGAQEKFGVTPDLTTLGKVIGGGLPVGAYGGRKDIMSMVAPAGPMYQAGTLSGNPLAMTAGIKTLELLQKPGTYEHLDRITKKLIEGLLQIATQTGHAVTGGSLSAMFGMFFTGEEVHNYDDAKKSDLAKFGRFHRGMLERGVYLAPSQFEAGFTSLAHTDEDIDRTLAVAKEVLSGL from the coding sequence ATTACCACCACTTCTTTTAAAACCACTAGATCGGAAGAAATTTTTGCTGCCGCTCAAAAGCTGATGCCCGGAGGTGTTAGCTCTCCAGTACGGGCATTTAAATCCGTAGGCGGACAGCCCATCGTCTTCGATCGCGTCAAAGGAGCTTACATTTGGGATGTTGATGACAACCAGTACATCGACTATGTAGGCACTTGGGGACCTGCTATTTGCGGTCATGCTCACCCGGAAGTTATCGCCGCTTTGCACGAAACTCTCGAAAAAGGTACGAGTTTTGGCGCACCTTCAGCCCAAGAAAACGTCCTCGCAGAAATGGTCATCGAAGCCGTACCCAGCATTGAAATGGTACGCTTTGTTAACTCCGGTACCGAAGCTTGTATGGCTGTACTGCGACTGATGCGTGCTTTTACAGGTCGCGATAAAATTATCAAATTTGAAGGCTGCTATCACGGTCACGCTGATATGTTCCTCGTCAAAGCCGGTTCGGGGGTTGCAACCCTCGGTTTACCTGACTCTCCTGGCGTACCTAAATCAGCCACTGCTAGCACTTTGACCGCACCCTACAACGACCTCGAAGCCGTTAAACAACTTTTTGCTGACAACCCCGATGAAATTGCCGGAGTAATCCTCGAACCAGTTGTCGGTAATTCTGGCTTTATTATCCCCGATGCAGGCTTTTTGGAAGGTTTGCGCCTCCTGACCCAGGAAAACGGCGCACTGCTCGTTTTTGACGAAGTAATGACCGGATTTCGCATCGCCTACGGTGGCGCACAAGAAAAATTTGGCGTTACTCCCGACTTAACCACCCTCGGTAAAGTTATCGGTGGCGGACTACCCGTAGGAGCCTACGGCGGACGTAAAGATATCATGTCAATGGTCGCACCTGCCGGACCGATGTACCAAGCCGGAACGCTTTCGGGTAATCCTCTAGCAATGACAGCAGGAATCAAAACCCTAGAATTATTGCAAAAACCCGGAACTTACGAACATCTCGATCGCATTACCAAAAAACTGATCGAGGGCTTGCTGCAAATTGCTACACAAACTGGTCATGCAGTGACTGGTGGCAGTCTCAGCGCTATGTTTGGAATGTTCTTTACAGGCGAAGAAGTTCATAATTACGACGATGCGAAAAAATCGGACTTGGCTAAGTTTGGTCGTTTCCATCGCGGTATGTTAGAACGAGGCGTTTATTTGGCTCCTTCTCAATTTGAAGCAGGTTTTACTTCTTTAGCTCATACCGACGAAGATATCGATCGTACTCTTGCTGTAGCCAAGGAAGTTTTGTCTGGCTTGTAA
- a CDS encoding photosystem II protein, Psb35-related codes for MAILISLIVVGWVAAAVIGTQAYFRGEQTKPIHERNWRSEGFEKIAVSVTAQATDYSKRTPAYGMDAYSSQTLPSE; via the coding sequence ATGGCAATTTTAATTAGCTTAATCGTCGTTGGTTGGGTAGCAGCAGCAGTAATCGGCACTCAAGCATACTTCCGAGGCGAACAAACCAAGCCCATCCACGAGCGTAACTGGCGTTCCGAAGGCTTCGAGAAAATCGCCGTCAGCGTAACCGCCCAAGCCACCGACTACAGCAAGCGCACTCCCGCTTATGGAATGGATGCTTACTCCAGCCAAACCCTTCCTAGCGAGTAA
- a CDS encoding AAA-like domain-containing protein: MVTNSQPENKNLNTYKPEFPGSPVSLDSPFYIERKPWEDQAYAELTKPGSLIRVRAPKKMGKSSLMLRLIAQSSALGYQVATIDFQQADREIFANTNKFFRWLCRMVARQLKILPNLDDYWDEDLGSKLSSTIYFESYLFEQIETPLVVVLNEVNLVFEHPEIAQDFLPLLRFWHEQARHNEIWQKLHLIVIHSTEVYVSLSINKSPFNVGLSLKLPEFSWAEVQDLAQRYQLNLTDAQIEQLTEMLGGHPYLVHLAFYHLHNQTFILEKLLETAPTQTGIYRQHLQNMWVTLQEQLELGAAVQKVIASQDWVQLEPIVAYQLESMGLVKLDGNLAKIDCDLYRLYFQGQNLAAATDRSLRLQKLEQENNDLKVIANLDPLTKIANRRQFDRCLEIKWNQMAEEAAPLSLILGDIDYFKYYNDTYGHQVGDDCLRQIAQKISNLLEDSQQMVARIGGEEFAVILPRTDVNNAMRIAEKIRVGILDIAIPFMPNQIGGLPSNVISLSLGVASMIPSSQNDLTSLFVAADAALYESKKNGRNCTTLSSGLDLEKD, translated from the coding sequence ATGGTAACTAACTCTCAGCCCGAAAATAAGAACCTGAATACTTACAAACCTGAATTTCCTGGTAGCCCAGTTTCTCTTGATTCACCATTTTATATCGAACGAAAACCTTGGGAAGACCAAGCCTATGCTGAACTCACTAAACCGGGCAGTTTAATTCGGGTTCGAGCGCCGAAAAAAATGGGCAAAAGTTCCCTAATGCTGCGTCTGATCGCTCAAAGCTCTGCTTTGGGATATCAGGTTGCCACAATAGATTTTCAACAAGCAGATCGGGAAATTTTTGCTAATACCAATAAATTTTTTCGCTGGCTTTGTCGAATGGTAGCCCGGCAACTAAAGATTTTGCCTAATCTAGATGATTATTGGGATGAAGATTTAGGAAGTAAACTAAGTTCTACCATCTACTTTGAGAGTTATTTATTTGAGCAAATTGAAACCCCTTTAGTTGTAGTCTTGAATGAAGTAAACTTGGTTTTTGAACATCCGGAAATTGCTCAGGATTTTTTGCCTTTGTTGCGATTTTGGCACGAACAAGCTAGACATAATGAAATTTGGCAAAAACTCCATTTGATCGTCATTCACTCGACAGAAGTTTATGTATCTTTAAGCATTAATAAATCCCCATTTAATGTGGGATTATCTTTGAAATTGCCAGAATTTTCTTGGGCAGAAGTTCAAGATTTAGCCCAACGTTATCAACTTAATTTAACCGATGCCCAAATCGAGCAATTAACAGAAATGTTGGGAGGACATCCCTATTTAGTTCATCTGGCTTTTTATCATCTACACAATCAAACTTTTATCCTAGAAAAATTGTTAGAAACAGCGCCAACTCAAACAGGAATCTATAGACAACATCTGCAAAATATGTGGGTAACACTGCAAGAGCAGCTAGAATTAGGGGCAGCAGTACAAAAAGTTATCGCTAGTCAAGATTGGGTGCAGTTAGAGCCAATAGTTGCCTATCAATTAGAAAGTATGGGTTTAGTCAAATTAGACGGTAATTTAGCCAAGATTGATTGCGATTTATATCGTCTCTATTTCCAAGGGCAAAATTTAGCTGCTGCTACCGATCGCTCCCTTCGTTTACAAAAGTTAGAACAAGAAAATAACGATCTAAAAGTTATTGCTAATCTAGATCCTCTCACGAAAATTGCCAATCGCCGACAGTTCGATCGCTGTTTAGAAATTAAATGGAACCAGATGGCAGAAGAAGCTGCACCTTTGTCTTTAATTTTAGGCGATATAGATTATTTTAAATATTATAACGACACTTATGGACACCAAGTAGGAGATGATTGCTTACGCCAAATAGCGCAAAAAATTTCTAATTTATTAGAGGATTCTCAGCAAATGGTAGCACGGATTGGCGGTGAAGAGTTTGCTGTAATTTTGCCTCGAACTGATGTTAATAATGCCATGAGAATTGCCGAAAAAATTAGGGTAGGTATTCTGGATATTGCTATACCTTTTATGCCCAATCAAATTGGTGGCTTACCAAGTAATGTAATTAGCTTAAGCTTAGGTGTGGCAAGTATGATACCTAGCTCTCAAAATGATTTGACAAGCTTATTTGTGGCGGCTGATGCGGCTCTTTATGAGTCTAAGAAAAATGGGCGTAATTGTACGACTTTAAGTTCTGGTTTAGATTTGGAAAAAGATTAG
- a CDS encoding aldo/keto reductase has product MSTNQQLNLPPMGCGTWAWGNRLLWGYDRSMDRQLQEVFNLCVSNGVTLFDTGDSYGTGKLNGRSESLLGQFSTEYSGLNSERICLATKLAPYPWRLTRNSMISACKASAKRLGRNVDLVQMHWSTANYFPWQEWQLLDGLADLYEQGEVKGVGLSNYGPKRLKKVYQKFRDRGVPITTLQVQYSLLSTYPITELGLKEVCDELGIKLIAYSPLALGILTGKYSEKGSLPPGIRGFVFRQILPGVKPLLSCLQAIAESRNKTMSQIAINWCICKETIPIPGAKNPEQAKQNLGALGWKLDSGEVEELDKAAASVDKTMVQNIFQTK; this is encoded by the coding sequence ATGTCTACAAATCAACAATTAAATCTACCACCAATGGGGTGTGGAACTTGGGCGTGGGGAAACCGATTACTTTGGGGTTACGATCGCAGTATGGATCGGCAACTCCAAGAAGTTTTTAACCTTTGTGTGAGTAATGGAGTTACTTTATTTGATACAGGTGATTCCTACGGAACCGGAAAATTAAATGGACGCAGCGAGAGTCTTTTAGGACAATTTTCGACAGAGTATTCGGGTTTAAATTCTGAGCGAATTTGTCTCGCTACTAAACTAGCACCTTACCCTTGGAGATTAACCCGCAATTCGATGATTTCTGCCTGTAAAGCTTCAGCTAAAAGGTTAGGTAGAAATGTCGATTTGGTGCAAATGCACTGGTCAACGGCAAACTATTTTCCTTGGCAAGAATGGCAATTATTAGATGGTTTAGCTGATTTGTACGAACAAGGGGAAGTCAAAGGAGTTGGTTTATCGAATTATGGACCCAAACGTCTAAAAAAAGTTTATCAAAAATTCCGCGATCGCGGAGTTCCGATTACTACTTTACAAGTTCAATATTCTCTTCTCTCTACCTATCCAATTACTGAGTTAGGGCTAAAAGAAGTTTGCGATGAACTGGGAATTAAATTAATTGCTTATAGTCCCCTCGCTTTGGGCATATTAACGGGAAAATACTCCGAAAAAGGTTCTCTTCCTCCAGGAATTAGAGGTTTTGTCTTTCGGCAAATCTTACCTGGCGTTAAACCACTTTTATCTTGTTTGCAAGCGATCGCTGAATCTAGAAATAAAACTATGTCTCAGATAGCAATTAATTGGTGTATATGTAAAGAAACTATACCCATTCCTGGTGCCAAAAATCCCGAACAGGCTAAACAAAATCTTGGCGCTTTGGGTTGGAAATTAGACTCTGGGGAAGTAGAAGAACTTGACAAAGCGGCAGCTAGTGTTGATAAAACAATGGTGCAAAATATCTTTCAAACTAAGTAA
- the hisIE gene encoding bifunctional phosphoribosyl-AMP cyclohydrolase/phosphoribosyl-ATP diphosphatase HisIE, producing the protein MSEREVTTPILPIPIGEIRYNEQGLVPAIAQDYLDGTILMMAWMNRESLQKTIETGETWYWSRSRQELWHKGATSGHIQKVRSLRYDCDSDAILVSIEQIGDIACHTGERSCFHQVEGKKVAPPADTLSGLYDIIRDRRDRPSPDSYTCKLLAGGDNKILKKIGEEAAEVVMACKDNDREAIAAEVADLFYHALVALAYHNVQLRDVYRVLQQRRK; encoded by the coding sequence ATGTCAGAGCGAGAAGTTACTACCCCAATTTTACCGATCCCCATAGGCGAAATTCGTTATAACGAGCAAGGATTAGTTCCCGCGATCGCCCAAGATTATCTTGACGGTACGATCTTGATGATGGCTTGGATGAATCGAGAGTCGTTACAGAAAACCATTGAAACCGGGGAAACTTGGTATTGGAGTCGCTCTCGTCAAGAATTATGGCACAAGGGCGCAACTTCTGGTCATATTCAAAAAGTACGCAGTCTCCGTTACGATTGCGACAGCGATGCTATTTTGGTCAGTATAGAACAAATTGGCGACATTGCTTGTCACACCGGAGAGCGCAGTTGTTTTCATCAGGTAGAAGGGAAAAAAGTCGCTCCACCAGCAGATACTTTATCAGGATTATATGACATTATTCGCGATCGCCGCGATCGTCCTAGTCCAGATTCTTACACTTGCAAATTACTTGCAGGTGGAGATAACAAAATCCTTAAAAAAATTGGTGAAGAAGCCGCAGAAGTGGTAATGGCTTGTAAAGATAACGATCGAGAGGCGATCGCGGCTGAAGTTGCAGATTTGTTCTACCACGCTTTGGTTGCTCTGGCTTATCATAATGTCCAGTTGCGAGATGTTTATCGAGTCTTACAACAACGGCGCAAATAA